In Aerococcus loyolae, a genomic segment contains:
- a CDS encoding pyridoxal phosphate-dependent aminotransferase produces MSQSISHKAVQLAPSGIRRFFEVANEIPDVISLGVGEPDFMTPMPIRQAAMQCIREGKTYYTANAGLMELRQAISQYIDVKHDLHYDPRSEIVVTVGGSEAIDMVCRAIINPGDEVICIDPSYVSYAPSIKLADGVVVPVTLRADRNFILTPEDLEAAITPQTKAMIINFPNNPTGASMTKEELAALVPVIEAHDLYVITDEIYSELNYNQENLVSIAAFPGMKERTIYINGFSKSFAMTGWRLGYACAPHEIMEQMIKIHQFTIMAAPTISQYAGIVALRDCDHDVQVMRRSYQQRRNFLMARFKDMGLPCFEPQGAFYTFPDISEFGLTSEEFALKLLDEEKLAVVPGSAFGEGGEGHIRISYAYSLNELEAAVEKLKHFIQRLRQN; encoded by the coding sequence ATGAGTCAGTCAATCAGTCATAAAGCGGTCCAACTAGCCCCCTCTGGCATCCGCCGTTTCTTTGAAGTTGCCAATGAAATCCCTGATGTTATTTCTTTAGGGGTGGGGGAACCCGATTTTATGACCCCCATGCCTATCCGACAAGCAGCTATGCAATGTATTCGTGAGGGAAAAACCTACTATACGGCCAATGCCGGTTTGATGGAATTACGTCAGGCCATTAGTCAATACATCGATGTCAAACATGACCTGCATTATGACCCCCGCTCAGAAATCGTGGTGACCGTGGGGGGGAGTGAAGCCATCGATATGGTATGCCGGGCGATTATTAATCCTGGTGATGAGGTCATTTGTATTGATCCCAGCTACGTTTCCTATGCGCCTTCAATTAAGCTAGCTGATGGTGTGGTTGTTCCCGTGACCTTAAGGGCTGATCGAAATTTTATTCTGACTCCGGAAGATTTAGAAGCAGCCATCACTCCTCAAACCAAGGCAATGATTATCAACTTCCCGAACAATCCTACTGGAGCAAGTATGACTAAGGAAGAGCTGGCTGCCTTAGTGCCAGTGATTGAGGCTCATGACCTCTATGTCATCACTGATGAAATTTATTCTGAATTAAATTATAATCAAGAGAACTTGGTGTCGATTGCTGCCTTCCCAGGAATGAAAGAGCGAACCATTTATATCAATGGTTTTTCTAAATCCTTTGCCATGACCGGTTGGCGCTTGGGCTACGCCTGTGCTCCTCATGAGATTATGGAACAAATGATAAAAATTCACCAGTTTACCATTATGGCAGCCCCAACCATTTCTCAATATGCAGGGATTGTCGCTCTAAGAGACTGCGACCATGATGTCCAAGTGATGCGACGGTCCTACCAACAAAGGCGAAACTTTTTGATGGCCCGCTTTAAGGACATGGGCCTCCCTTGCTTTGAGCCTCAAGGAGCCTTTTATACTTTTCCAGATATTAGTGAATTTGGTCTCACCAGTGAAGAATTTGCCTTGAAATTATTAGATGAAGAAAAATTAGCGGTTGTTCCTGGATCGGCTTTTGGCGAAGGCGGCGAAGGGCATATTCGTATCTCCTATGCCTATTCCTTAAATGAATTAGAAGCAGCGGTTGAAAAACTTAAGCATTTTATCCAAAGACTAAGACAAAATTAG
- a CDS encoding helix-turn-helix domain-containing protein yields the protein MRSNRKHSPAELAKYIHLYEEGTSYAELCDQYGLSIDSSIFREYYLRYREHGFAGLESQTKNNSYSEKFKQNVVQEYLNTEISIKKIARKYNIPSFSTVRNWITKYTKREELKGYHPKPEVYTMKSQKKTYQEKVDIVKDFLETGMSYKETAEKHKVSYNNVYSWVQKYKKYGPDGLIDSRGRRKPISIQNEEEKLRTELSALKARNEYLETENAALKKLKEVERELMSNGQNIKQSSKQSKN from the coding sequence ATGCGTTCAAATAGAAAACATTCACCAGCAGAGTTGGCTAAATATATCCATCTTTATGAAGAAGGAACTTCCTATGCTGAGCTTTGTGATCAGTATGGTCTCTCAATTGATTCATCTATTTTTAGAGAATATTATCTCAGATATCGAGAACATGGCTTTGCAGGGCTAGAATCACAGACAAAGAATAATTCTTATAGTGAAAAGTTTAAGCAGAACGTAGTTCAAGAATACTTGAATACAGAAATCTCAATTAAAAAGATTGCTAGAAAATACAATATCCCTAGCTTTTCTACTGTGAGGAATTGGATTACTAAGTATACTAAAAGGGAAGAATTAAAGGGCTACCATCCTAAACCCGAGGTGTATACAATGAAAAGCCAAAAGAAAACCTATCAGGAAAAAGTTGATATTGTTAAAGATTTTCTTGAAACAGGTATGTCTTATAAAGAGACTGCTGAAAAACATAAAGTTTCCTACAATAATGTTTACTCATGGGTCCAAAAGTATAAGAAATATGGTCCCGATGGGCTCATTGATAGTAGAGGACGCCGCAAACCGATAAGTATTCAAAACGAAGAAGAGAAATTACGTACAGAATTATCCGCGCTTAAAGCACGTAATGAATACTTAGAAACGGAGAATGCTGCTCTAAAAAAATTGAAAGAAGTGGAAAGAGAGTTGATGTCCAACGGACAAAATATCAAGCAGAGTTCAAAACAATCGAAAAATTAA
- a CDS encoding IS3 family transposase, with translation MTFLCHSLGVSRSAYYKWLNREPSKTEQRLQWLMTLIQEAYTKYEGIYGYRRITIYLNHFKNARVNHKCVYRLMKLMGLRSVIRRRRYHYKRSKPQHVAENVLNREFDKDYGPSEVLLTDVTEFKYGYNYSYKAYLSAILDYGINKVIGFKLSRRNNNQLVQDTIVQIEEELIPKETVFHSDRGFQYTSHFFKRFIDENQLIQSMSRVGKCIDNGPMENFWGIIKEEMYRLKTYESFEQLENDIKRYIEFYNTERVTLDMGLKIPA, from the coding sequence ATAACATTCTTATGCCATTCGCTAGGTGTCAGTAGATCTGCTTATTATAAATGGCTCAACCGAGAGCCATCCAAGACAGAACAACGTTTACAGTGGTTAATGACTTTAATTCAAGAAGCTTATACTAAATATGAGGGCATCTATGGTTATCGTCGAATCACCATTTATCTTAATCACTTTAAGAATGCGCGGGTCAATCATAAGTGTGTCTATCGTCTCATGAAATTAATGGGTTTAAGATCTGTTATTCGCCGTAGGCGATATCACTACAAAAGAAGTAAGCCTCAGCATGTTGCAGAAAATGTGTTGAACCGTGAATTTGATAAAGATTATGGACCATCGGAGGTACTATTAACGGATGTTACAGAGTTTAAATATGGCTATAACTATAGTTATAAGGCTTATTTAAGTGCAATTCTTGATTACGGAATAAACAAGGTTATCGGCTTTAAATTATCAAGAAGAAATAATAATCAGCTTGTTCAAGATACAATTGTTCAGATAGAAGAAGAGCTTATCCCTAAAGAAACAGTCTTTCACAGTGATCGTGGTTTCCAATATACCTCGCACTTCTTTAAACGTTTTATCGACGAAAATCAATTAATTCAGAGTATGTCACGGGTCGGAAAATGTATTGATAACGGACCAATGGAAAATTTCTGGGGAATCATAAAAGAAGAGATGTATCGATTAAAAACTTATGAAAGCTTTGAACAACTTGAAAATGATATCAAACGCTACATAGAATTTTATAACACAGAACGTGTCACACTGGATATGGGACTTAAAATTCCAGCGTAA
- a CDS encoding putative glycoside hydrolase, translating into MSKQEYRRPPHRRRWLQISAALLCLLAVLLIIVFFNRDRFQNQAAKSSHTNNTNQVAKAEKVEVSDQELQINEGNKALLRVPSVKPERFYKASQVNIAYPKEGVRGIYLSAHGMGTPSILERNINLLDSTGLNSVVIDVKSDWGSIATQLPTDNDLVKKNEEITFNGQEMMQTFEEKQIYPIARITTFKDTYAAQAHPDWSFKKSNGEIWSDAGGQTFLNPYNKDVWAYVVDVAKGAAELGFKDIQFDYVRFPEGFENFGTSLVYDMGDYAHYGKDSVEGRCQAITDFLAYAQKELRPYGVDVSADIFGYVTTIGAAPGIGQDFTDIANTVDVVSSMIYPSHWSNGDFGFTAPDLEPYGVVDNYMDVEDLRLENIDGDHAHSRPWLQAFTASYLANGTYQEYTNVEIEEQIQALRDHGVYEYLLWNAANDYPSNVDY; encoded by the coding sequence TTGTCTAAGCAAGAATATCGTCGCCCTCCCCATAGAAGACGTTGGTTACAGATTTCTGCTGCTTTATTGTGTTTATTAGCCGTTCTCTTAATTATTGTTTTCTTTAACCGCGATCGCTTTCAAAATCAAGCAGCCAAGTCTTCACATACCAATAACACTAACCAAGTCGCTAAGGCCGAAAAAGTGGAGGTTAGCGACCAAGAATTACAAATCAATGAAGGTAACAAGGCCTTACTCCGAGTCCCCAGTGTTAAACCCGAACGCTTCTACAAGGCCAGTCAGGTCAACATTGCCTACCCTAAAGAAGGGGTTCGCGGCATCTACCTGTCTGCCCACGGTATGGGGACACCAAGTATTTTGGAACGTAATATTAACTTACTTGATTCCACTGGCTTGAACAGTGTAGTCATCGATGTCAAGTCTGACTGGGGGTCAATCGCTACCCAGTTGCCAACCGATAATGACTTAGTTAAGAAGAACGAAGAAATTACCTTTAATGGTCAAGAAATGATGCAAACCTTTGAGGAGAAGCAAATTTATCCGATTGCCCGCATCACCACCTTCAAGGATACCTATGCTGCCCAAGCCCACCCCGATTGGTCCTTTAAGAAATCCAATGGAGAGATTTGGTCTGACGCAGGAGGCCAAACCTTCCTCAACCCTTATAACAAAGACGTTTGGGCCTATGTGGTCGACGTGGCTAAGGGCGCTGCCGAACTTGGCTTCAAGGATATCCAATTCGACTATGTCCGTTTCCCCGAAGGCTTCGAAAACTTTGGGACTAGCCTAGTTTACGACATGGGAGATTATGCCCACTATGGTAAAGATAGTGTCGAAGGCCGCTGCCAGGCCATCACCGACTTCTTGGCCTATGCTCAAAAAGAGCTCCGTCCTTACGGTGTCGATGTCTCAGCTGATATCTTCGGTTATGTCACCACCATTGGTGCAGCCCCAGGCATCGGTCAAGACTTTACCGATATTGCCAATACGGTCGATGTGGTTTCTTCCATGATTTATCCCAGTCACTGGAGTAATGGTGACTTTGGCTTCACTGCACCTGACCTTGAACCTTATGGGGTCGTTGATAACTATATGGATGTCGAAGACCTTCGCTTAGAAAATATCGATGGCGACCATGCTCATTCCCGTCCTTGGCTACAGGCATTTACCGCTAGCTACCTAGCTAATGGGACTTATCAAGAATACACCAATGTTGAAATCGAAGAGCAAATCCAAGCCCTCCGTGACCACGGTGTTTATGAATACCTACTCTGGAATGCCGCTAACGATTACCCAAGCAATGTCGATTACTAA
- a CDS encoding YkyA family protein, with amino-acid sequence MVKKLGLLLVMVFALVACGKQPAEQSALENIETITSQLNQIQAQESELQSHFETDISQDSSLSRLGDKNSQTGKNLKLREEATQKAIKELTALKQVSEKVEDEGLRQSLNETASQVEQYLNDYQNFLEEEDQYYQEIGEKDATIDTFEDTMAALNEKHVNLQNQLKNLESQLEKSRQALQDAQNKDQALADPHTHKGGYDFV; translated from the coding sequence ATGGTAAAGAAATTGGGACTATTGCTAGTCATGGTCTTTGCTCTGGTCGCCTGTGGCAAACAGCCTGCTGAACAGTCGGCCCTAGAAAATATTGAAACCATTACTAGCCAACTGAATCAGATTCAAGCTCAGGAATCTGAACTGCAAAGTCACTTTGAAACAGATATCAGCCAGGACTCTTCATTGAGTCGCTTAGGAGACAAAAATAGTCAAACAGGGAAGAATCTCAAACTACGTGAAGAAGCCACCCAAAAAGCCATCAAGGAGCTCACTGCCTTAAAACAAGTCAGTGAAAAAGTGGAAGATGAAGGCTTGCGCCAATCTCTCAATGAAACCGCAAGTCAAGTGGAACAATACCTCAATGACTATCAAAACTTCTTAGAAGAAGAAGACCAATATTATCAAGAAATTGGTGAAAAGGATGCCACCATTGACACCTTTGAGGATACCATGGCGGCCCTTAATGAAAAACATGTCAATTTGCAAAACCAATTAAAGAATTTAGAAAGTCAGCTAGAAAAGAGCCGTCAAGCCTTGCAAGATGCGCAAAACAAAGACCAAGCCCTAGCTGACCCGCACACTCACAAAGGAGGTTATGACTTTGTCTAA
- a CDS encoding alpha/beta hydrolase fold domain-containing protein has translation MSRKKRLLAYAATVVASLAGYAYHALYQEDRSVKSRLLEDFYRLKDRLKNADEADYRQFLEDQLKTARQGDLSYPKKHGMNISLSSYQNGQAYVLSPENYRSDKLVVYFHGGHRIEAIPPKEWRFLEKFAEDNRLRLLIPYIEPLSYAYFDEEVDRLEALLDEISLDYTDEDLYLMASDTGALFALPIARDSSSDLILEGLILLSPWVTTKHSITSSQDEDQKDYLTTFSDYQAIASLWQASEGRIIALDAERAGTLPKVHLFMGKKDVQYLEVLAFYRKLKQKGLAVDFYAFDYLTHNFHFLAIPEQDEVIDLIGKVILP, from the coding sequence ATGTCAAGAAAGAAACGTTTATTAGCTTATGCAGCAACGGTGGTTGCCAGTTTAGCGGGCTATGCTTATCATGCCCTTTACCAAGAAGATCGGAGCGTAAAGAGTCGGCTCTTAGAGGACTTCTACCGGCTGAAAGACCGGTTAAAAAATGCCGATGAGGCTGATTACCGCCAATTCCTAGAAGACCAGTTGAAGACTGCTCGGCAGGGAGATTTAAGCTATCCCAAGAAACATGGCATGAACATCTCTCTCTCAAGCTATCAAAATGGCCAAGCCTATGTGCTCAGCCCAGAAAACTACCGGTCAGATAAGCTAGTGGTTTATTTCCATGGGGGTCATCGGATTGAAGCAATTCCGCCTAAGGAGTGGCGGTTTTTGGAAAAATTTGCTGAAGACAATCGGTTGCGCCTATTAATCCCCTATATTGAGCCCCTTTCCTACGCTTATTTTGATGAAGAAGTCGACCGTTTAGAGGCCTTACTGGATGAAATTAGTCTGGACTATACCGATGAAGACCTCTATTTAATGGCTTCAGATACTGGGGCCCTATTTGCCTTACCCATTGCAAGAGATAGCAGTAGTGATCTTATCCTTGAAGGCTTGATATTACTTTCGCCTTGGGTAACGACGAAACATAGCATCACTAGCAGTCAAGACGAGGACCAAAAAGATTACTTGACGACCTTTTCTGATTACCAAGCCATTGCTAGTTTATGGCAAGCGAGTGAGGGACGGATTATTGCCCTAGACGCTGAACGGGCAGGGACCTTACCAAAGGTCCATCTCTTTATGGGTAAGAAAGATGTCCAATATTTAGAAGTCTTAGCCTTTTACCGGAAATTAAAGCAAAAGGGCCTGGCAGTCGATTTTTATGCCTTTGATTATTTGACCCACAACTTTCATTTCTTGGCTATTCCTGAGCAGGATGAAGTCATCGATTTAATTGGAAAAGTGATCTTGCCTTAA
- a CDS encoding zinc metallopeptidase — MFGFPLFYMFDPTIILLIIGAIIAGIASWNVNRTFDKYSRYTNRRGLTADQVARMMLDHNRIGHVGVSTVRGKLTDYYAPRDETLYLSDQVSQESSISAIGVAAHECGHALQDADNYAFMRIREKIVPVVNFGSSLSMPILLLGVLFGMNQTLINIGIALFSLALVFQLVTLPVEFDASRRAIRCLDEMNILSQEELPYAKSTLRAAALTYVAGTVSTLLSLLRIIILFGGNRRD; from the coding sequence GTGTTTGGATTTCCTTTATTCTACATGTTTGATCCTACCATTATCTTATTAATCATTGGTGCCATTATTGCCGGGATTGCCTCTTGGAATGTCAATCGGACTTTTGATAAATATAGTCGCTATACCAACCGCCGGGGCTTAACTGCTGACCAGGTGGCCCGGATGATGCTTGATCATAACCGGATTGGCCATGTGGGTGTGAGTACGGTGCGAGGGAAATTGACCGACTACTACGCTCCTCGTGACGAGACCCTTTATCTCTCGGACCAAGTGTCCCAAGAAAGCTCGATTTCAGCCATTGGTGTTGCTGCCCATGAGTGTGGCCATGCCTTACAAGATGCTGATAACTATGCCTTTATGCGGATCCGGGAAAAAATCGTTCCCGTGGTTAACTTCGGGTCCAGTCTGTCTATGCCTATTCTATTACTTGGGGTACTTTTTGGAATGAACCAAACCCTGATTAATATTGGGATTGCTCTGTTTTCTTTGGCCTTAGTATTTCAATTGGTGACTTTACCGGTTGAATTTGATGCTTCTAGACGGGCCATTCGTTGTCTCGACGAAATGAATATTCTGAGCCAAGAAGAATTACCCTATGCAAAGTCTACTTTAAGAGCAGCTGCCTTGACTTATGTGGCGGGGACAGTGTCTACCTTACTCTCTCTCTTGCGGATTATTATTCTTTTCGGTGGCAACCGGCGGGATTAA
- the glnA gene encoding type I glutamate--ammonia ligase: MKQISEEQIRSDIKKENVHFLRLVFSDVNGTLKNVEVPISQLDKVLDNKLMFDGSSIDGFVRIEESDMYLIPDLNTWLIFPWTAGDNKKIGLLLCDIYSTDGTPFIGDPRGNLKRCVKRLNDDGFKEFNLGLEAEFFLFKLNDSDEPTTEVNDHGGYFDLAPVDLGENCRRDIVLTLEEMGFEVEASHHECAPGQHEIDFKYSDVVDACDKVQIFKLIVKSIARKHNLYATFMPKPVYGIAGSGMHCNMSLFDDNGNTFYDENSADGLSETAHLFVAGILKHAKAITALGNPIVNSYKRLTPGYEAPVYIAWSAQNRSPLVRIPAARGNSTRIELRSVDPSANPYLVMAACIYAGLDGIENKLPVPEPIDRNIYNMTSKELRESHIEQLPSNLKEAVNFLKEDQVVLDALGSHLSNNFITAKTIEHDEYETQVTQWEVERYLKAY; this comes from the coding sequence ATGAAACAAATTAGCGAAGAGCAAATCCGTTCCGATATCAAAAAAGAAAATGTCCACTTTCTCCGCCTCGTCTTTAGTGATGTCAACGGCACCCTAAAAAATGTCGAAGTGCCGATTAGCCAATTGGATAAGGTTTTGGATAATAAACTGATGTTTGACGGTTCTTCCATCGACGGTTTTGTTCGTATCGAGGAATCCGACATGTATTTAATTCCCGATTTAAATACTTGGTTAATCTTCCCTTGGACCGCTGGTGACAACAAGAAAATCGGTTTACTGCTCTGTGATATTTATTCCACAGACGGCACGCCCTTTATCGGTGACCCTCGAGGTAATCTGAAACGCTGTGTCAAACGTTTAAATGATGATGGCTTTAAGGAATTCAACCTCGGTTTAGAAGCAGAATTCTTCCTATTTAAATTAAATGACAGTGACGAACCAACGACTGAAGTCAATGACCATGGTGGTTACTTCGACCTGGCTCCCGTTGACCTCGGTGAAAATTGCCGTCGCGATATCGTCCTTACCTTAGAAGAAATGGGCTTTGAAGTGGAAGCCAGCCACCATGAATGTGCCCCTGGCCAACATGAAATTGACTTTAAGTATTCTGATGTGGTAGATGCTTGTGACAAGGTCCAAATTTTCAAATTGATTGTTAAGTCAATCGCCCGCAAGCATAATCTCTATGCTACCTTCATGCCAAAGCCCGTTTACGGTATCGCCGGTTCAGGGATGCACTGCAACATGTCCCTCTTTGATGACAATGGTAATACCTTCTATGATGAAAATAGTGCTGACGGCCTTTCCGAAACCGCCCACCTATTTGTGGCTGGGATCTTAAAACACGCCAAAGCCATCACTGCTCTGGGTAACCCAATCGTTAACTCCTACAAACGCCTAACTCCTGGTTATGAAGCCCCAGTCTATATCGCCTGGTCCGCTCAAAACCGGTCACCATTAGTTAGAATTCCTGCAGCCCGCGGCAATTCGACTCGGATTGAATTACGGTCAGTAGACCCTTCTGCTAACCCCTACCTCGTTATGGCAGCTTGCATCTATGCCGGTCTAGACGGGATTGAAAACAAACTTCCTGTTCCTGAACCCATTGACCGAAACATTTACAACATGACTTCAAAAGAGTTACGGGAATCTCATATTGAACAACTGCCTTCTAACTTAAAAGAAGCAGTTAACTTCCTCAAAGAAGATCAAGTGGTGCTCGATGCTCTGGGTAGTCACCTATCCAATAACTTCATTACAGCAAAAACCATCGAACACGATGAATACGAAACCCAAGTCACCCAATGGGAAGTTGAACGTTACTTAAAAGCTTACTAA
- a CDS encoding cyclodeaminase/cyclohydrolase family protein, with translation MFDYLTNKKKRVSVEMELESLIKAVASKAPAPGGGAVSCVTGSFACALASMAAKVTLDRTDFSKDANTAANLSDLAHQMDRDSDSFLHFAREDEKVSARLFAAYKQKANSEDEKQARSEQIQVTLIQATHLPLQVIALVVDDLALLENIARLVKPSILADVEVARDHLLTAFRGSNHNVENNLALIKDQASAQFLAKKQSALLDRIEKLDQALLKEIEKRKGQ, from the coding sequence ATGTTTGATTATTTAACCAATAAAAAGAAAAGAGTGAGCGTTGAAATGGAACTAGAATCATTAATTAAAGCAGTGGCTTCCAAGGCGCCGGCCCCAGGTGGGGGGGCGGTTTCCTGTGTCACTGGTAGTTTTGCGTGTGCTTTGGCAAGTATGGCGGCTAAGGTGACTTTGGACCGGACTGACTTTTCAAAGGATGCTAACACAGCAGCTAATTTATCTGACCTAGCCCACCAAATGGACCGGGACAGCGACAGCTTCCTACATTTTGCCCGCGAAGACGAAAAGGTCTCTGCCCGGCTCTTTGCGGCTTACAAGCAAAAGGCAAATAGTGAGGATGAAAAACAAGCCCGCAGCGAACAAATTCAAGTGACCTTGATCCAAGCCACTCACTTACCCCTACAAGTCATCGCCTTAGTGGTTGACGATCTAGCTCTACTAGAAAATATTGCTCGCCTCGTTAAGCCAAGCATCTTAGCTGACGTTGAGGTGGCAAGGGACCACTTGTTGACCGCCTTTAGGGGCTCTAACCATAATGTCGAAAACAATTTGGCCTTAATTAAAGACCAGGCCAGCGCCCAATTTTTAGCTAAAAAACAAAGTGCTCTCTTAGACCGGATTGAAAAGCTGGACCAAGCCCTACTTAAAGAAATTGAAAAACGTAAGGGACAATAA